In one Acetobacter sp. genomic region, the following are encoded:
- the pdhA gene encoding pyruvate dehydrogenase (acetyl-transferring) E1 component subunit alpha: protein MTEQNTVGQSGSADVTAGRNHPGLTTEQLKQAYYDMLLIRRFEEKAGQLYGMGLIGGFCHLYIGQEAVVVGLQMAQKEGDKVITSYRDHGQMLAAGLDPRGVMAELTGRATGLSHGKGGSMHMFSREKNFYGGHGIVGAQVSLGIGLAFANKYRGTDEVSITYFGEGASNQGQVFESFNLAALHKLPCVFVIENNRYGMGTSVERASASKALWKNGEPWGIPGKQVDGMDVEAVNAAAREAIAHCRAGNGPYLLEMSTYRYRGHSMSDPAKYRQRAEVDEIRQNHDPIDHVRNLLKSAGVDDADFKEMENKVKEIVADATEFAKTSPEPDPSELFTDVLVGE, encoded by the coding sequence ATGACCGAACAGAATACTGTGGGGCAATCAGGCTCCGCCGACGTGACGGCTGGCCGGAATCACCCCGGACTGACGACGGAACAGTTGAAGCAGGCCTATTACGACATGCTGCTGATCCGTCGTTTTGAGGAGAAAGCCGGTCAACTTTACGGCATGGGCCTCATCGGCGGCTTCTGCCACCTTTATATCGGTCAGGAAGCGGTGGTCGTCGGCCTTCAGATGGCCCAGAAGGAGGGTGACAAGGTCATCACCTCCTATCGTGACCACGGCCAGATGCTCGCTGCGGGTCTGGACCCGCGCGGCGTGATGGCGGAACTGACGGGACGTGCAACCGGCCTTTCGCACGGCAAGGGCGGTTCCATGCACATGTTCTCGCGTGAGAAGAACTTCTACGGCGGCCACGGCATCGTCGGCGCTCAGGTGTCACTTGGCATTGGTCTGGCCTTCGCCAACAAATATCGTGGCACGGACGAGGTTTCCATCACCTATTTCGGTGAAGGCGCTTCCAATCAGGGACAGGTTTTCGAGAGCTTCAACCTTGCCGCCCTGCACAAACTGCCCTGCGTGTTTGTGATCGAAAACAACCGTTACGGCATGGGCACCAGCGTTGAGCGCGCCTCGGCATCCAAGGCGTTGTGGAAGAACGGCGAGCCGTGGGGTATTCCGGGCAAGCAGGTTGATGGCATGGACGTGGAAGCCGTGAACGCGGCGGCTAGGGAAGCCATCGCGCATTGCCGTGCGGGCAACGGGCCGTATCTGCTGGAAATGTCCACCTACCGTTATCGCGGCCATTCGATGTCCGATCCTGCGAAATATCGCCAGCGCGCGGAAGTGGATGAAATCCGCCAGAATCATGACCCGATCGATCATGTCCGCAACCTGCTCAAGTCGGCAGGCGTGGACGACGCCGACTTCAAGGAAATGGAAAACAAGGTGAAGGAAATCGTCGCGGATGCGACCGAGTTCGCCAAGACGAGCCCGGAGCCTGATCCTTCGGAACTGTTTACCGACGTGCTGGTGGGAGAATAA
- a CDS encoding helix-turn-helix domain-containing protein — MSAGHKKLFAGSRIRKLRRQFGHTQREMARRVNISSSYLNQLENDLRPIPAQLLLTICRTFAVDASWFGDNEEVRIIQMLREVFADPMFKSDLQVDEFRKAAQELPGLARHFIDLYRSYRTLTERRTHFSADTTSQDLPHIPDTLGSPHYEAAGEWVQSEKNYFHDIDTAAEDLYEAENFDRASPSVVFERYLLDHHAIRVITNTDFALQDTLWRFDRREKTLHLSADMAPESRSFCLARLIGDIEFGHIIDKTIRRSGLPAGDAQALVRVSISNYFAGALILPYGRFRQAARETRHDLDLLQRRFKVSFEQVCHRLSTLQRPGSEGIPFYFIKTDVAGNILKSYSATRFSRARFGGLCALWNVFESFAVPGRLATQLSQDTDGSVFISVARTVGRPPTSFFERTRRVAIVLGCSVTHASEIVYSTALNIEDDRNFVPIGPGCRACSRIDCRHRAVPASGFRLDPRSDERGTVPYRVLV; from the coding sequence ATGAGCGCAGGCCACAAAAAACTCTTCGCAGGAAGCAGAATCCGCAAACTTCGCCGTCAATTCGGCCATACACAGCGTGAGATGGCACGACGGGTGAATATATCGTCGAGTTATCTCAACCAGCTTGAAAACGATCTGAGGCCCATTCCAGCACAATTACTGCTAACTATTTGCAGAACTTTCGCCGTGGATGCGTCATGGTTTGGAGACAACGAGGAAGTCCGCATCATCCAGATGCTGCGAGAGGTTTTTGCTGACCCTATGTTCAAGTCCGACCTACAGGTCGACGAGTTCCGAAAGGCCGCACAGGAACTCCCCGGACTGGCCCGGCACTTTATTGACCTGTATCGCTCGTACCGGACCCTCACCGAGAGGCGCACCCATTTCTCTGCCGACACAACAAGTCAGGACCTCCCGCATATTCCCGACACGCTCGGCTCGCCTCATTATGAAGCAGCCGGTGAATGGGTGCAGAGCGAAAAGAACTATTTTCATGACATTGATACAGCGGCGGAGGATCTGTACGAAGCCGAGAACTTTGACCGGGCCTCTCCTTCCGTTGTGTTCGAACGCTATCTTCTGGATCACCACGCCATCCGCGTGATCACCAATACCGACTTCGCGTTGCAGGACACCCTGTGGCGGTTCGATCGCCGGGAAAAAACACTCCATCTATCAGCCGACATGGCACCCGAAAGCCGCTCCTTCTGCCTTGCCAGACTGATCGGCGACATTGAGTTCGGACACATCATCGACAAGACCATACGTCGCTCCGGCCTGCCTGCGGGTGATGCACAGGCGCTCGTTCGCGTCAGTATCAGCAATTACTTTGCCGGAGCGCTGATCCTGCCCTACGGACGATTCCGACAGGCGGCCAGAGAAACCCGACACGACCTTGATCTCCTGCAGAGACGTTTCAAAGTCAGTTTCGAGCAGGTCTGTCACCGCCTCTCCACGCTCCAGAGACCCGGGTCTGAAGGCATTCCGTTCTATTTCATCAAGACCGATGTCGCGGGAAACATCCTGAAAAGCTACAGCGCCACGCGCTTCAGTCGCGCCCGTTTCGGCGGCCTGTGCGCGCTGTGGAACGTGTTCGAAAGCTTCGCCGTTCCCGGCAGGCTGGCGACCCAGCTTTCACAGGATACAGACGGCAGCGTGTTCATCAGCGTGGCCAGAACCGTCGGGCGTCCACCGACTTCCTTTTTCGAACGGACACGTCGTGTGGCCATCGTGCTGGGCTGCTCCGTCACTCATGCATCTGAAATCGTTTATTCTACTGCTCTGAATATTGAAGATGACCGAAATTTTGTCCCGATCGGCCCCGGATGCCGGGCTTGCAGCCGCATCGACTGCCGTCACCGAGCCGTCCCCGCCAGCGGTTTCCGGCTTGACCCGCGCAGTGATGAACGAGGCACCGTGCCTTATCGGGTTCTTGTGTGA
- a CDS encoding class I SAM-dependent methyltransferase, whose amino-acid sequence MGLITRFFKNSNKENTPLPLSRFRIARFKYISLLINRSIEENGKCSIIDLGGTPEYWSSLAFLIKEKKINVTIVNLKKFTSEEKWISCIQKDATNLKEFSDNSFDLVHSNSTVEHLGSWKKMKDFASETRRLAPSYYIQTPNFWFPYEFHTRLIGFHWLPKSCRIKILMKRANGYYPRANTVAEAMSIIKDAHSLTYKEMNSLFPDSKIIGERFCGLNKSWISIRSKTTAATHK is encoded by the coding sequence ATGGGTTTGATCACAAGGTTCTTTAAAAATTCAAATAAAGAAAATACACCTTTGCCTTTAAGCCGCTTTCGTATCGCCCGATTTAAATATATTTCTCTGTTAATAAACAGGTCAATTGAAGAAAATGGAAAATGCAGTATCATTGATCTAGGCGGAACTCCAGAATACTGGAGCAGTCTTGCGTTTCTTATAAAAGAAAAGAAAATCAATGTTACGATTGTGAATTTAAAAAAATTTACGTCGGAAGAAAAATGGATTTCCTGTATTCAGAAAGACGCAACCAATCTGAAAGAATTCTCTGATAATTCATTTGATTTAGTGCATTCAAACAGCACAGTAGAGCATCTCGGTTCCTGGAAGAAAATGAAAGATTTTGCTTCTGAAACGCGCCGCCTCGCGCCTTCATACTATATTCAAACTCCAAATTTTTGGTTTCCTTATGAGTTCCACACAAGACTGATTGGCTTTCATTGGTTGCCGAAATCATGCCGTATAAAAATATTGATGAAGCGTGCGAATGGATACTATCCACGCGCCAATACTGTTGCAGAAGCGATGTCGATCATAAAAGACGCCCATAGCCTGACATACAAGGAAATGAACTCTCTTTTCCCGGATTCAAAAATAATTGGGGAACGGTTCTGCGGACTGAATAAAAGCTGGATATCGATACGATCGAAAACAACCGCGGCCACCCATAAATAA
- the trpC gene encoding indole-3-glycerol phosphate synthase TrpC yields the protein MNETSDQMPVATSAEACSGPSDVLARIVARTKVEVAHRSTLVSLKDITAKALETGFSPRGFGRALKDKTAEMLPGFIAEIKKASPSAGLLRDPYDPAGIAKSYEAAGAACLSILTESSCFHGSNDDLVTARAACGLPVLRKDFIIDPWQVYESRVIGADCILLIMAILTDEEAAALVDHAKGLDMDVLVEVHSEEELNRALALDTSLIGINNRNLKTLVTDLDMTIQLAPLVPPDKIIVSESGIKTAEDVKRLSAVGASGFLVGESLLRAVDPGEALKALLTPVS from the coding sequence ATGAACGAGACATCGGATCAGATGCCAGTTGCGACCAGTGCCGAGGCATGCTCCGGGCCATCGGATGTTCTCGCCCGGATTGTGGCGCGTACGAAAGTGGAAGTGGCTCATCGCTCGACGCTGGTGAGTCTGAAAGACATTACGGCGAAGGCGCTGGAGACGGGATTTTCTCCGCGTGGCTTTGGGCGCGCCCTGAAGGATAAAACCGCTGAGATGCTTCCCGGTTTCATCGCGGAAATCAAGAAGGCGTCGCCATCGGCTGGTCTGTTGCGTGATCCGTATGATCCGGCGGGAATTGCGAAATCCTATGAAGCGGCCGGAGCGGCCTGTCTGTCCATCCTGACAGAAAGCTCCTGCTTTCACGGGAGCAATGATGATCTTGTGACCGCGAGAGCAGCCTGCGGGCTTCCCGTGCTTCGCAAGGACTTCATAATCGACCCGTGGCAGGTCTATGAGAGCCGTGTGATCGGTGCGGACTGCATTCTCCTGATCATGGCCATCCTGACGGATGAGGAAGCCGCGGCGCTGGTCGATCATGCCAAGGGGCTCGATATGGATGTGCTGGTCGAGGTCCACTCGGAAGAGGAGCTGAACCGGGCGCTCGCGCTTGATACGTCGTTGATCGGGATCAACAACCGCAATCTCAAGACTCTTGTCACTGACCTCGACATGACCATCCAGCTTGCGCCTCTCGTGCCGCCGGACAAGATCATTGTGTCGGAAAGTGGCATCAAGACGGCAGAGGATGTGAAGCGTCTGTCAGCCGTGGGGGCCAGTGGTTTCCTCGTTGGTGAATCGCTCCTGCGCGCAGTTGATCCGGGTGAAGCGCTGAAAGCCTTGTTGACACCAGTTTCCTGA
- the trpD gene encoding anthranilate phosphoribosyltransferase: protein MQGDDPATRQERLRSILRHVATGAALSEPEAEEAFGLIMDGVADDVQIAGLLMGMKARGETQDELLGAVKAVRSRMKALHEPPPDAIDVCGTGGDGHGTLNVSTSVAFVLAGLGVPVAKHGNRALSSKAGASDVLTALGVPLKDDVVTLGADLRERNLTFMAAPHHHPAMRHAAGVRRALGVRTLFNFVGPLANPACVTRQLVGVSDAAWLAPIVDTLAKLGSTRVWAVCGEIAGSSLRWIDEITLAGPTHVEALQDGVRHRFILEPEMAGLSPAPVSAIAGGGPEENAQALEALLRGSHGPYRDTVLFNAACGLHVAGRGQVLDAAGQVDGTVLRELVKLAASSIDSGAAFASLEAARGVTG, encoded by the coding sequence ATGCAGGGCGATGATCCTGCCACAAGGCAGGAGCGTCTCCGGTCGATCCTGCGTCATGTTGCGACAGGGGCGGCCCTGTCCGAGCCGGAAGCGGAAGAAGCCTTTGGCCTCATCATGGATGGCGTGGCTGACGATGTGCAGATTGCCGGTCTTCTGATGGGTATGAAGGCGCGGGGAGAAACACAGGACGAGCTGCTGGGTGCGGTGAAAGCCGTCCGGTCCCGGATGAAAGCCCTGCACGAACCTCCACCGGACGCCATCGACGTCTGTGGCACGGGGGGAGACGGTCATGGCACGCTCAACGTGTCCACATCCGTTGCTTTCGTGCTGGCGGGGCTTGGCGTGCCGGTGGCCAAGCACGGCAACCGGGCGCTGTCGTCCAAGGCTGGAGCCTCTGATGTGCTCACGGCGCTGGGCGTGCCGCTGAAAGACGATGTCGTCACGCTGGGAGCAGATCTGCGTGAGAGAAATCTGACGTTCATGGCTGCCCCGCACCATCATCCCGCCATGCGGCACGCTGCGGGCGTGCGGCGTGCGCTCGGTGTACGGACCCTGTTCAATTTCGTGGGGCCATTGGCCAATCCTGCCTGCGTGACCCGTCAACTGGTCGGTGTGTCCGATGCGGCATGGCTGGCGCCGATCGTCGATACGCTGGCGAAGCTCGGCTCGACGCGGGTGTGGGCGGTCTGTGGTGAAATCGCCGGGTCTTCGCTGCGCTGGATTGATGAAATCACGCTGGCTGGACCGACGCATGTCGAGGCGCTTCAGGACGGCGTGCGTCATCGGTTCATTCTGGAGCCTGAGATGGCAGGACTGTCACCGGCGCCTGTCTCGGCGATTGCCGGAGGCGGACCGGAAGAGAACGCGCAGGCGCTTGAGGCCTTGCTACGGGGATCTCATGGCCCATATCGTGATACGGTGCTGTTCAATGCCGCCTGCGGACTTCATGTCGCGGGCAGGGGGCAGGTTCTGGATGCTGCCGGTCAGGTGGACGGGACTGTTCTGCGTGAACTGGTGAAACTGGCGGCATCTTCCATTGATAGCGGTGCGGCCTTCGCCTCGCTGGAAGCCGCGCGCGGAGTTACTGGATAA
- a CDS encoding anthranilate synthase component II: MILLIDNYDSFTFNLVHYLGELGEECEVHRNDALSVEEVAARKPEAIVLSPGPCTPNEAGICCDVIRALAPTTPILGVCLGHQAIGQVFGGRVIRAPEPVHGKVWPVYHENTDVFAGLPNPVNVTRYHSLIVEASTLPDVLERTAWTDDGIIMGLRHRQYPVHGVQFHPESIASEGGHDMLRNFLSMARTWNNTRRAA, translated from the coding sequence ATGATCCTGCTGATCGACAATTATGACAGCTTCACCTTCAACCTCGTCCATTATCTCGGCGAGTTGGGGGAGGAGTGTGAGGTCCATCGTAACGACGCCCTGAGCGTCGAAGAGGTGGCTGCCCGCAAGCCGGAAGCCATCGTGCTTTCGCCCGGTCCCTGCACGCCGAACGAGGCGGGCATCTGCTGTGACGTGATCCGTGCGCTTGCGCCAACGACCCCCATTCTGGGTGTCTGTCTTGGGCATCAGGCCATCGGTCAGGTGTTTGGCGGCAGGGTGATCCGTGCGCCGGAGCCCGTGCATGGCAAGGTCTGGCCGGTCTATCACGAGAATACGGACGTGTTCGCGGGATTGCCGAACCCGGTGAACGTCACCCGCTATCACAGTCTGATTGTGGAAGCGTCCACGCTTCCGGATGTGCTGGAACGCACGGCGTGGACAGATGATGGAATCATCATGGGGCTGCGTCATCGTCAGTATCCCGTGCATGGCGTGCAGTTTCATCCCGAAAGTATTGCCTCCGAGGGCGGTCATGACATGCTGCGGAACTTTCTGAGCATGGCGCGCACGTGGAATAATACGCGACGGGCGGCGTAG
- a CDS encoding RsmB/NOP family class I SAM-dependent RNA methyltransferase yields the protein MTPSARLAAAIDLLTAMDAAPRRPADATANSFFRERRFIGGGDRRAISAIVWDVLRQWRQAEWLIAQVGGEATPRLRVAVRQLLAGDSFGDIAQSFVEGKFAPGALARDERRFLETLAANRPDEATMPRAVRLEVPDWLLPHLEATFGETLEAELAAMAGEATLDLRVNTLRGDREAARKALLRDGFRAELTELSPWGLRLSGRQPITASAAFKEGLVEIQDEGSQLVVAMLGARPEMRILDYCAGAGGKTLAIAMMMQNRGHIVACDVSVPRLEGAVKRLRRAGIHNAERHLLVPGDKWTKRRAKSFDRVLVDAPCTGTGTWRRNPDARVRLEENDLKELTVKQAEILDRSAALVRPGGRLVYATCSILNAENSDQITAFLARHPDFVSVVPDAPEVPASLAGSSMLSLTPGRNGTDGFFAAVLERKEG from the coding sequence ATGACGCCTTCCGCCCGGCTTGCGGCCGCGATCGACCTTCTGACCGCAATGGATGCCGCGCCGCGCCGTCCTGCTGATGCGACAGCCAACAGTTTTTTCCGTGAGCGACGCTTTATCGGTGGTGGTGACCGTCGCGCGATTTCCGCCATTGTCTGGGATGTGCTGCGTCAGTGGCGTCAGGCCGAGTGGCTGATCGCACAGGTTGGCGGCGAGGCGACGCCGCGTCTGCGTGTTGCGGTCAGGCAGCTTCTGGCCGGCGACAGTTTTGGCGACATCGCCCAGTCTTTTGTCGAGGGAAAGTTTGCTCCCGGCGCGCTGGCTCGGGATGAACGTCGTTTTCTGGAGACACTCGCCGCCAACAGACCCGATGAGGCGACCATGCCGCGCGCCGTGCGTCTGGAGGTGCCGGACTGGCTGCTGCCGCATCTGGAGGCGACATTCGGTGAGACGCTGGAGGCTGAACTGGCTGCGATGGCCGGGGAAGCGACTCTCGATCTGCGTGTGAATACCCTGCGTGGCGATCGGGAAGCGGCCCGGAAAGCCCTGTTACGGGATGGTTTCCGTGCCGAATTGACCGAGCTTTCTCCGTGGGGGCTGCGTCTGTCAGGGCGTCAGCCGATAACGGCGAGTGCGGCGTTCAAGGAAGGACTGGTCGAGATTCAGGATGAGGGCAGCCAGTTGGTTGTCGCCATGCTGGGTGCGCGCCCCGAGATGCGGATTCTGGATTACTGCGCGGGAGCAGGCGGCAAGACGCTCGCCATCGCGATGATGATGCAGAATCGCGGGCATATCGTGGCCTGCGATGTGTCGGTGCCGCGCCTTGAGGGGGCAGTGAAGCGTCTGCGTCGTGCGGGCATTCATAATGCGGAGCGGCATCTGCTGGTGCCGGGCGACAAGTGGACCAAGCGCCGTGCGAAGTCGTTCGATCGCGTGCTGGTGGACGCGCCCTGCACGGGGACCGGGACATGGCGGCGTAATCCGGATGCGCGGGTCAGGCTGGAAGAAAACGATCTGAAGGAGTTGACCGTCAAGCAGGCGGAGATACTGGATCGTTCGGCAGCGCTTGTCCGACCCGGCGGACGGCTGGTCTATGCGACCTGCTCGATCCTGAACGCCGAAAATAGCGACCAGATCACGGCGTTCCTTGCCCGTCATCCTGACTTTGTCTCGGTTGTGCCGGATGCGCCGGAAGTGCCGGCGTCTCTGGCTGGTTCATCCATGCTCTCACTGACACCGGGTAGAAATGGCACGGACGGCTTCTTCGCGGCCGTGCTGGAACGGAAGGAGGGGTGA
- the guaB gene encoding IMP dehydrogenase, which translates to MAISLYDRITDALAFDDVLMVPAASDVLPAHADTRTRLTRTIDLNIPLVSAAMDTVTEYAMAIAMAQHGGMGVIHKNLEAEEQAEQVRRVKRFESGMVVNPVTVGPDQTLAEVRAIMAHHGISGLPVVQPATQELIGILTNRDVRFATDPAKKVSELMTRDNLVTVRHGADANVARQLLHTHRIEKLLVVDDANRCVGIITVKDMDKAVAHPLAIKDGLGRLRCAAATGVGDDGFKRAQLLIEAGVDVLVVDTAHGHSSGVLRAVERIKAANGEVQVIAGNVATPEAARALIEVGADGVKVGIGPGSICTTRVVAGVGVPQFSAILETSAACHEYNVPAIADGGVRTSGDLVKALAAGGDVVMVGSLLAGTEEAPGEVFLYDGRSYKSYRGMGSLGAMARGSADRYFQQEVKDTQKMVPEGIEGRVPYKGAMGAVVHQLVGGLKAGMGYTGSANIQALQTNTRFRRITNAGLRESHVHDVSITREAPNYRRD; encoded by the coding sequence ATGGCCATTTCACTTTACGATCGTATTACAGACGCCCTCGCATTCGATGACGTGCTGATGGTGCCCGCGGCGTCCGACGTGCTGCCCGCGCACGCCGACACCCGCACCCGGCTGACCCGCACCATCGACCTGAACATCCCGCTCGTTTCCGCTGCGATGGACACCGTGACCGAATATGCCATGGCGATCGCCATGGCGCAGCACGGCGGCATGGGCGTCATTCACAAGAATCTGGAAGCCGAGGAGCAGGCCGAGCAGGTCCGTCGCGTCAAGCGCTTCGAATCCGGCATGGTCGTGAACCCGGTGACCGTCGGGCCGGATCAGACTCTGGCCGAAGTCCGCGCGATCATGGCCCATCACGGAATCAGCGGTCTTCCAGTTGTGCAGCCCGCTACGCAGGAACTGATCGGCATCCTGACCAACCGTGACGTCCGTTTCGCGACCGACCCGGCCAAGAAGGTCAGTGAACTGATGACGCGGGACAATCTTGTCACCGTCCGTCATGGCGCTGACGCCAACGTAGCCCGTCAGCTTCTGCATACGCACCGGATCGAGAAGCTGCTGGTCGTTGATGACGCGAACCGCTGTGTCGGCATCATCACCGTCAAGGACATGGACAAGGCTGTTGCGCACCCACTGGCCATCAAGGACGGTCTGGGTCGTCTGCGTTGCGCTGCCGCGACAGGTGTGGGTGATGACGGGTTCAAACGGGCGCAACTGCTGATCGAAGCCGGTGTGGACGTTCTGGTCGTTGATACGGCGCACGGCCATTCCTCCGGCGTGCTGCGGGCTGTCGAGCGCATCAAGGCGGCCAATGGTGAAGTGCAGGTCATCGCCGGTAACGTGGCGACGCCGGAAGCCGCCCGCGCCCTGATCGAAGTCGGCGCGGACGGCGTGAAGGTGGGAATTGGTCCGGGCTCGATCTGCACCACGCGCGTTGTCGCGGGCGTCGGAGTGCCGCAGTTCTCGGCCATTCTGGAAACCTCGGCCGCATGCCACGAGTACAATGTCCCGGCCATCGCTGATGGTGGCGTGAGGACATCGGGCGATCTGGTGAAGGCGCTTGCCGCTGGTGGCGATGTCGTGATGGTCGGCTCGCTGCTGGCTGGCACGGAAGAAGCGCCGGGCGAGGTCTTCCTGTATGACGGCCGTTCCTACAAGTCCTATCGCGGCATGGGCAGCCTCGGCGCGATGGCGCGGGGGTCGGCGGACCGCTACTTCCAGCAGGAAGTGAAGGACACGCAGAAGATGGTGCCGGAAGGCATTGAAGGCCGCGTGCCTTACAAGGGCGCGATGGGCGCTGTGGTGCATCAGTTGGTCGGTGGTCTGAAGGCTGGCATGGGCTATACCGGTTCGGCCAATATTCAGGCGTTGCAGACCAACACACGCTTCCGCCGCATCACCAACGCCGGTCTGCGTGAGAGCCACGTCCATGACGTGTCCATCACCCGGGAAGCACCGAACTACCGCCGCGACTAA
- a CDS encoding AlbA family DNA-binding domain-containing protein, with protein sequence MSRALDLFREFEEKKEAFIKELLENKISEELFLDYKNVSTSNGAGKLSDDDKKNFAKAVSGFGNSDGGIIIWGIDCRRDEDGSDTPQGYQSEHPRLSAFSPEWFKSLLEGMTSGVTVPPHAGVRHDFCLRENKTEEGVVVTYIPAGMSVPFRAIVDQKEIFYIRSGSSFTPAPHAVVAALYGQRPQPVIEIVDYRFEKSNGSSIQLTLFLKNVGRGMAEDVFLLCDIENSPFECDWSSLQHDLWQISLDELHDTHWPVMAVTKPQARRLPPGGRLVLRFIVSFRPPYILSHLSDYFLQITAGSPGGPGCSMRYCLSKARMDEINAVYESGERPSFTKRNAVLRLLNAEAGHDEADAPTA encoded by the coding sequence ATGTCCCGCGCACTCGATCTGTTTAGAGAATTTGAAGAAAAAAAAGAGGCTTTCATTAAAGAACTTCTGGAAAATAAAATATCGGAAGAGCTTTTCCTTGATTACAAAAATGTGTCTACGTCCAATGGCGCGGGGAAACTCAGTGACGATGACAAAAAGAATTTTGCAAAGGCTGTGTCCGGTTTCGGGAATTCTGACGGAGGCATCATAATCTGGGGAATAGACTGTCGGCGTGATGAGGATGGCAGCGATACTCCTCAAGGCTATCAGTCTGAACATCCTCGCCTTTCGGCTTTTTCTCCCGAATGGTTTAAATCTCTTCTCGAAGGGATGACTTCAGGTGTGACAGTGCCCCCGCATGCGGGGGTGAGGCATGACTTCTGTCTGCGTGAAAACAAGACAGAGGAAGGCGTCGTCGTGACGTATATTCCTGCGGGAATGAGCGTCCCTTTTCGGGCGATCGTGGATCAAAAAGAGATATTCTATATTCGGTCCGGTTCCAGTTTTACGCCAGCGCCGCACGCTGTTGTCGCGGCGCTTTATGGCCAGCGACCGCAGCCGGTGATCGAGATTGTTGACTACAGATTTGAGAAGAGTAACGGTAGCAGCATTCAATTGACTCTTTTCCTGAAAAATGTCGGGCGAGGGATGGCGGAGGATGTGTTTCTTCTGTGCGATATCGAAAATAGCCCTTTTGAATGCGACTGGTCTTCGTTGCAGCACGATCTATGGCAAATAAGCCTTGACGAATTACACGATACGCACTGGCCGGTTATGGCCGTCACGAAACCGCAAGCCCGTCGTCTGCCGCCCGGGGGGCGCTTGGTACTCCGCTTTATTGTAAGCTTTCGCCCACCCTATATATTGTCTCATCTGTCAGACTATTTTCTACAAATCACCGCCGGGAGTCCGGGAGGGCCGGGCTGCTCGATGCGTTATTGCCTGAGCAAAGCCCGTATGGATGAGATTAATGCCGTTTATGAAAGCGGAGAGAGACCCTCGTTTACCAAACGCAACGCCGTTCTGCGGCTGCTGAATGCCGAAGCGGGTCATGATGAGGCGGACGCTCCCACGGCATGA
- a CDS encoding UPF0262 family protein, producing the protein MTDSETPSGVTKLLHTRGQRDEPTLPSDRPDALMAVVLDSALDPATDAHPERRKDREQAILDLCQTAHFRPEGLTGPFILHIAVQGLSGLVFDVRNEEDMPLYAHVISLSPFRRLIKDYALMIDSFEAAMEEGNRTKVQAIDMGRRGVHDEAADLLVERLTGKIAMDLPTARRLFTLMCLLSQRG; encoded by the coding sequence ATGACAGATTCCGAAACGCCATCAGGCGTGACAAAACTTCTTCACACCCGCGGCCAGCGGGACGAACCCACCCTTCCTTCGGACCGCCCGGACGCCCTGATGGCCGTTGTGCTGGACAGCGCGCTCGACCCAGCCACCGATGCCCACCCCGAGCGCCGCAAGGATCGCGAACAGGCCATTCTCGACCTCTGCCAGACGGCGCATTTCCGCCCTGAAGGCCTTACCGGCCCCTTCATCCTGCACATCGCCGTGCAGGGGCTGTCAGGGCTGGTGTTCGACGTGCGCAACGAGGAGGACATGCCTCTCTACGCCCACGTAATCTCCCTCTCGCCCTTCCGTCGTCTCATCAAGGACTACGCCCTGATGATCGACAGTTTCGAGGCCGCGATGGAGGAAGGAAACCGTACCAAGGTGCAGGCTATCGACATGGGGCGACGCGGTGTTCATGATGAGGCGGCAGACCTGCTGGTCGAACGGCTCACCGGCAAGATCGCCATGGACCTGCCGACAGCCCGCCGTCTGTTCACTCTGATGTGCCTCCTGAGCCAGCGAGGCTGA